The following coding sequences lie in one Peribacillus frigoritolerans genomic window:
- a CDS encoding CCA tRNA nucleotidyltransferase, translating to MDRLFLKSIPILELIEEAGYEAYFVGGSVRDYILGRPINDVDIATSATPQEIKRIFPNTADIGIDHGTVLVITDTGTYEITTFRTESGYSDFRRPDAVQFVRSLTEDLQRRDFTMNAMAMDKSGKIIDPFNGKRDLAQKRIITVGNPHERFHEDALRMMRALRFVSQLDFELDQKTFDSLKENAQIISEIAVERILVEFEKLLAGPNKIRAFSLLLESGLYQYLPLFSSKKDHLIDLLNLPLHQLNAAEIWSIIMIHTKDQEMEEALREWKLPLKNIRNVQRTIQLVKKEDPSAIDVFQAGHGVTVQAAKVRAAMTGGNVADAEENAHQSYNGLIIKQMSDLAVTGTDLLIWHQEKPGPWVKEYLEKILKAVLNEELKNDKEEIKRWLVKCNLS from the coding sequence ATGGATCGGTTATTCTTAAAATCAATACCCATTCTGGAATTGATTGAAGAAGCAGGATACGAGGCTTATTTCGTTGGCGGCTCTGTAAGGGATTATATCCTTGGCAGGCCCATTAACGATGTGGACATCGCCACTTCCGCAACACCCCAGGAAATCAAAAGGATTTTCCCTAATACGGCTGATATCGGGATTGACCACGGAACAGTGCTCGTCATTACGGATACGGGAACATACGAAATTACGACGTTTAGAACGGAAAGCGGGTATTCGGACTTTCGCAGACCCGATGCTGTACAATTTGTCCGTTCTTTGACTGAAGATTTGCAAAGAAGAGATTTTACGATGAATGCAATGGCAATGGATAAGAGCGGTAAGATCATCGATCCATTTAATGGTAAGCGCGATTTGGCACAAAAAAGGATTATCACGGTTGGTAACCCGCATGAAAGATTTCATGAGGATGCATTGAGAATGATGCGTGCTTTAAGGTTCGTCAGTCAACTTGATTTTGAACTGGATCAGAAAACCTTTGATTCCCTTAAAGAGAACGCCCAGATCATCAGTGAAATTGCTGTCGAAAGAATCCTGGTTGAATTTGAGAAGCTATTGGCAGGCCCCAATAAGATAAGGGCTTTTTCACTCTTGCTGGAAAGCGGTTTATATCAATACCTGCCTCTATTCTCAAGTAAAAAAGATCATCTAATTGACTTACTGAACCTGCCGCTTCATCAACTGAATGCGGCAGAAATATGGTCTATCATCATGATTCACACAAAGGATCAAGAAATGGAAGAGGCTTTGAGGGAATGGAAGCTGCCATTGAAAAACATAAGAAACGTTCAACGTACGATACAGCTAGTGAAGAAAGAAGATCCATCAGCCATCGATGTATTTCAGGCAGGTCATGGCGTAACTGTACAAGCTGCAAAAGTCAGGGCGGCGATGACTGGCGGTAATGTAGCGGATGCGGAGGAGAATGCGCATCAAAGCTATAATGGACTTATTATTAAACAAATGTCGGATCTTGCCGTCACGGGGACGGATTTATTGATTTGGCATCAAGAAAAGCCAGGTCCATGGGTCAAGGAATACTTGGAAAAAATATTGAAAGCTGTCTTGAATGAAGAATTAAAAAATGATAAAGAAGAAATAAAGAGGTGGCTGGTGAAATGCAATCTGAGTTAA
- the bshA gene encoding N-acetyl-alpha-D-glucosaminyl L-malate synthase BshA, with amino-acid sequence MKLKIGITCYPTVGGSGVVATELGKMLAEKGHEIHFISSSLPFRLNKMYCNIFYHQVEVNSYSVFQYPPYDLALASKIADVVKREKLDILHVHYAIPHAVCAILAKQMSGNEVKIVTTLHGTDITVLGHDPSLTNLIKFGIEQSDVVTGVSNSLVQQTHELIAPDKEIKTVYNFIDERDYHKSNSDYLKDEYGISEDEKVIIHVSNFRSVKRVKDVIQAFYLTQKKMPAKLLLVGDGPEVTTVLKLANDLGIDDSVLFLGKQDNLAELYSISDLIFLLSEKESFGLVLLEAMACGVPCIGTNIGGIPEVIVDGETGYICELGDVKMVAEKAIGLLSDPVLHKRFSEAALERANTEFHSDTIMAEYEAIYIQALEGKSME; translated from the coding sequence ATGAAATTAAAAATTGGAATTACCTGTTACCCTACAGTTGGGGGTTCTGGTGTCGTAGCAACTGAATTAGGAAAGATGCTTGCAGAAAAAGGACATGAAATACATTTCATTTCTTCAAGCCTCCCTTTTCGCTTGAATAAGATGTACTGTAATATTTTTTATCACCAAGTTGAAGTGAACTCGTATTCAGTCTTTCAATATCCACCATATGACCTGGCGCTTGCGAGCAAGATAGCGGATGTCGTAAAACGGGAGAAATTAGATATTCTCCACGTTCATTATGCAATTCCCCATGCTGTATGTGCAATCCTTGCAAAACAGATGTCAGGTAATGAAGTAAAGATCGTTACTACACTGCATGGTACGGACATAACCGTATTAGGCCATGATCCCTCATTGACCAATTTGATAAAATTCGGGATAGAGCAATCGGATGTCGTTACAGGAGTATCTAATTCCCTTGTTCAACAGACGCATGAATTAATCGCACCGGATAAGGAAATCAAAACCGTTTATAATTTCATTGATGAAAGAGATTACCATAAATCCAATTCCGATTACCTTAAGGATGAATACGGAATCAGTGAAGATGAAAAAGTGATCATACATGTTTCGAATTTCCGTTCGGTCAAGCGAGTGAAAGACGTCATCCAAGCGTTTTATCTAACTCAAAAGAAAATGCCTGCAAAGCTTCTCCTCGTAGGGGACGGGCCGGAAGTGACAACCGTTTTGAAATTGGCTAATGATCTTGGAATCGATGATTCGGTCTTGTTTCTTGGTAAGCAGGATAACCTTGCCGAATTATATTCAATCAGTGATTTGATATTCCTGTTATCGGAAAAAGAGAGTTTCGGACTTGTGCTGCTCGAGGCGATGGCATGTGGAGTTCCTTGTATAGGGACAAATATCGGGGGAATTCCTGAAGTCATCGTTGACGGGGAGACTGGTTATATTTGTGAATTGGGAGATGTCAAAATGGTTGCTGAAAAAGCGATTGGACTTTTAAGCGACCCGGTTTTACATAAACGTTTTTCTGAAGCTGCGCTGGAAAGGGCCAATACTGAATTTCACAGTGATACGATTATGGCTGAGTATGAAGCAATCTACATTCAAGCACTTGAAGGTAAATCCATGGAATAG
- the bshB1 gene encoding bacillithiol biosynthesis deacetylase BshB1 — protein sequence MINKSNIDILAFGAHADDVEIGMGGTIAKYAQQGMEIVICDLTKAEMSSNGTVPLRQEEAHKAAEILGVKRISLDLPDRGLYMKAEYINQIITVIRQYKPALVFAPFLEDRHPDHGNCAKLVEEAVFSAGVRKYMEEAGMDYHRVQNMYYYMINGFHKPDFVVDISSTISKKLDSLRAYRSQFEESQVSVETPLVNGYIETVEARERMFGKEVGVAYAEGFMTKKPLLIDADLLGEK from the coding sequence ATGATAAACAAAAGTAACATAGATATTCTGGCTTTCGGTGCACATGCGGATGATGTTGAAATCGGTATGGGTGGCACGATCGCCAAATATGCGCAACAAGGCATGGAAATTGTCATTTGTGATTTGACAAAAGCTGAAATGTCTTCCAATGGAACCGTTCCATTGCGGCAAGAGGAAGCGCATAAGGCTGCTGAAATCCTTGGGGTGAAGAGGATTTCCCTTGATTTACCCGATCGGGGCCTATACATGAAAGCGGAATACATAAATCAAATCATTACGGTCATTCGCCAATATAAGCCTGCACTTGTATTTGCACCATTTTTGGAAGATCGCCATCCCGATCATGGTAACTGTGCAAAATTAGTGGAGGAAGCAGTTTTTTCGGCAGGAGTAAGAAAGTATATGGAAGAAGCAGGCATGGATTATCATCGTGTCCAAAATATGTACTATTATATGATCAATGGGTTTCACAAACCGGACTTCGTCGTGGACATCAGTTCCACAATATCGAAAAAGCTGGATAGCCTTAGGGCATATCGCAGCCAATTCGAAGAAAGTCAAGTATCTGTAGAAACACCGCTGGTTAATGGCTATATCGAGACTGTCGAGGCACGGGAGCGGATGTTCGGTAAAGAAGTGGGTGTCGCCTATGCGGAGGGATTCATGACTAAAAAACCGTTACTGATCGATGCCGACTTGTTAGGAGAAAAATAA
- a CDS encoding methylglyoxal synthase, whose amino-acid sequence MKIALIAHDMKKEDIIQFVTAYKDVFEQHELYATGTTGKRIMEEVSLPVHRFHSGPLGGDQEIGAMIARGEMDMVLFFRDPLTSQPHEPDVSALIRLSDVYEIPLATNMGTAEVLIQGLKHGYMDWLKLRQKQGEINDKQK is encoded by the coding sequence ATGAAAATTGCCTTAATTGCCCATGATATGAAAAAAGAAGATATCATTCAATTTGTAACAGCCTATAAAGATGTATTTGAGCAGCATGAATTATATGCTACAGGAACGACCGGGAAAAGAATCATGGAAGAAGTATCGCTGCCTGTCCATCGTTTTCATTCAGGACCTCTTGGCGGGGATCAGGAAATAGGTGCAATGATCGCGCGCGGAGAAATGGACATGGTCCTATTTTTCCGCGATCCATTGACATCACAGCCACATGAACCTGATGTATCGGCGCTTATACGACTATCAGATGTTTATGAAATTCCCTTGGCGACAAATATGGGCACGGCAGAAGTGCTGATACAAGGTTTGAAGCATGGGTATATGGACTGGCTAAAACTACGGCAAAAACAAGGTGAGATTAATGATAAACAAAAGTAA
- the dapB gene encoding 4-hydroxy-tetrahydrodipicolinate reductase, whose protein sequence is MSKVKVIVAGPRGRMGNEAVKLVHRTEGFELAAVIDRKHNGESLSAIEGFHGIEAPVFSDINECFSSVEADVLIDLTTPEVGMLHTETALNHGIRPVVGTTGFTKEDLAKLDSLTKEKGIGCIIAPNFAIGAILMMKFSQMAAKYFPDVEIIEMHHDQKLDAPSGTASKTADMIAAVRETKQQGHPNEKETIQGARGANVDGMHIHSVRLPGLVAHQQVLFGSDGELLTVRHDSFNRASFMSGVKLAVDTVMKLDVLVYGLENIIE, encoded by the coding sequence ATGAGTAAAGTCAAAGTGATTGTAGCAGGTCCACGAGGCAGAATGGGAAATGAAGCGGTGAAGCTTGTACATAGGACAGAAGGGTTTGAATTGGCAGCTGTCATAGATCGCAAGCATAACGGGGAAAGCCTTTCCGCAATAGAAGGTTTTCATGGGATTGAAGCACCGGTTTTTTCTGATATAAATGAATGCTTTTCTTCTGTAGAGGCTGACGTATTGATCGATTTGACCACACCGGAAGTGGGCATGCTTCATACCGAAACGGCACTTAATCATGGCATCCGCCCTGTAGTGGGAACGACTGGTTTTACTAAGGAAGATTTAGCAAAGCTGGATTCATTAACAAAAGAAAAGGGCATTGGTTGCATCATCGCGCCAAACTTTGCAATTGGAGCCATTTTGATGATGAAGTTTTCCCAAATGGCCGCAAAGTACTTCCCGGATGTGGAAATCATAGAAATGCACCATGATCAAAAACTGGATGCACCTTCTGGAACTGCTTCCAAAACGGCAGACATGATTGCAGCAGTCCGTGAAACGAAACAACAGGGGCACCCTAATGAAAAAGAAACCATCCAGGGGGCAAGAGGCGCAAATGTAGATGGCATGCATATCCACAGTGTCCGGCTGCCTGGATTGGTTGCCCATCAACAGGTGCTTTTCGGAAGTGATGGAGAGTTATTGACGGTTCGGCATGATTCCTTTAATCGAGCTTCCTTCATGTCAGGAGTCAAACTTGCTGTCGATACCGTCATGAAATTGGATGTTCTTGTATACGGCCTGGAAAATATTATTGAATAG
- a CDS encoding nucleotide pyrophosphohydrolase, with protein MEKHKTIQQMQAEVDQYIGQFKEGYFSPLAMLARMSEELGELAREVNHYHGEKPKKATEEENTIEAELGDMLFVLICFANSLGIDLQNSHDLVMEKFTTRDKDRWTRIEEKMEEEGKDE; from the coding sequence ATGGAAAAGCATAAGACGATCCAACAAATGCAAGCGGAAGTCGACCAATACATAGGACAATTTAAAGAAGGATATTTCAGCCCTCTGGCCATGCTGGCCCGTATGTCTGAAGAACTTGGGGAGTTGGCTAGGGAAGTCAATCATTACCATGGTGAAAAACCAAAGAAGGCAACAGAAGAAGAGAATACGATTGAAGCGGAATTGGGTGACATGCTTTTTGTGTTGATTTGTTTTGCCAATTCTTTAGGGATTGACCTTCAAAACTCGCATGATTTGGTCATGGAAAAGTTCACAACCCGTGATAAAGATAGATGGACAAGAATAGAAGAAAAAATGGAGGAGGAAGGTAAAGATGAGTAA
- a CDS encoding YitT family protein, translating to MLLGLKLKNIIFILFGAGIFAFGLVHFNMQNNLAEGGFTGLTLIIYQLIGLNPSYSNLILNIPLFLIGWKYLGRTSFLYTIIGTVGLSVWLWVFERYEIEIDLGNDLMLVALFAGVSVGVGLGIIFRYGGTTGGVDIIARFAHRYLGVGMGRTMFIFDAVVIGLSILTYLDYREAMYTLVAVFIGARVIDFMQEGAYAARGAMIISDKNMEIAEKIMNDMERGVTVLRGYGSFTRNDREVLYCVVGKNELVRLKNAITSVDPHAFVSVSEVHDVLGEGFTLDENKNPIER from the coding sequence ATGCTTTTGGGCTTAAAATTGAAAAATATCATATTCATCCTTTTTGGGGCTGGAATATTCGCCTTTGGCCTCGTGCATTTTAACATGCAGAACAACTTGGCCGAAGGCGGATTCACCGGTCTCACCTTGATTATATATCAACTTATCGGGTTAAATCCTTCTTATTCTAATTTGATTTTGAATATTCCCTTATTTTTAATAGGGTGGAAATATTTAGGGCGAACATCTTTCTTATATACGATTATCGGAACGGTTGGCCTCTCCGTTTGGCTATGGGTTTTCGAGAGATACGAAATCGAAATCGATCTCGGAAACGATTTGATGCTTGTGGCATTGTTTGCCGGGGTCTCTGTTGGTGTCGGGCTGGGCATCATCTTTCGTTACGGCGGGACAACAGGTGGAGTGGATATCATTGCCCGTTTTGCCCATCGTTACTTAGGAGTGGGCATGGGACGGACGATGTTCATCTTTGATGCCGTCGTCATTGGCCTGTCCATCCTTACCTACCTGGATTACCGTGAAGCGATGTATACCCTCGTTGCCGTATTTATAGGTGCCAGAGTAATCGACTTTATGCAAGAAGGAGCCTATGCTGCTAGAGGTGCAATGATCATTAGTGATAAAAACATGGAAATTGCAGAAAAAATCATGAATGATATGGAGCGGGGAGTAACTGTATTAAGGGGATATGGATCCTTTACACGCAATGACCGGGAAGTACTCTATTGTGTTGTTGGGAAAAATGAGTTAGTCCGCTTAAAAAATGCCATAACATCGGTGGACCCTCATGCATTTGTATCAGTAAGTGAAGTTCATGATGTATTGGGTGAGGGCTTTACCCTTGATGAGAACAAGAATCCCATTGAAAGGTAA
- a CDS encoding zinc metallopeptidase, whose translation MYFIYLAIIIIIPIFAQMKVKSTYKKYSKVSASSGMNGAETARAILDQNGLFNVRVEETPGMLSDHYDPRDKTVRLSTDNYHGHSVAGVAVAAHEVGHAIQDKEAYAFLRFRHALVPVANFGSNISWILILIGMLASLPNLLLAGIVFMAAAVLFQVITLPVEFNASSRAMDQLISAGVIRNDEERETKKVLSAAAMTYVAAALVAVLELVRLLLMYTGMREED comes from the coding sequence ATGTATTTCATTTATTTGGCGATTATTATTATAATCCCGATTTTTGCACAAATGAAAGTGAAAAGCACGTATAAAAAATATTCAAAGGTATCGGCCTCTTCCGGAATGAATGGTGCTGAGACGGCTCGTGCCATTTTGGATCAAAATGGACTGTTCAATGTCAGGGTCGAAGAGACACCTGGAATGCTTTCGGACCATTATGACCCAAGGGATAAAACGGTGCGTTTATCAACGGATAACTATCACGGCCATTCAGTTGCCGGCGTAGCTGTTGCAGCCCATGAAGTTGGACATGCGATTCAAGATAAAGAAGCATATGCATTCTTGCGTTTCCGCCATGCATTAGTACCGGTAGCTAATTTTGGCTCTAACATATCTTGGATTTTGATTTTAATCGGGATGCTAGCTTCACTTCCTAATTTGCTTTTGGCGGGTATCGTATTTATGGCAGCCGCTGTATTGTTCCAAGTGATAACACTGCCGGTTGAATTCAATGCTTCTTCTAGGGCTATGGATCAACTCATTTCCGCTGGGGTCATCCGGAATGATGAAGAACGGGAAACGAAAAAAGTATTAAGTGCTGCTGCAATGACTTATGTTGCTGCCGCTCTTGTAGCCGTACTGGAATTAGTTCGTCTTCTGCTTATGTATACAGGAATGAGGGAAGAAGATTAA
- the ypjB gene encoding sporulation protein YpjB, with the protein MLKKFILTIAVLFVVLHFPVYAESSSSLEQLDDISDRALEMTKLKRYGDSEKMLTFFSDRFLKDTAKEQILDMDELRIITVAHNEALMTIKDMNKGDSEKVNSVTKFRLVVDAVKSTHQPLWTEMEDQMMNSFQQTKNAAIKQDTITFNSQLNLFLSQYEMIYPSLKVDLSKETMQQLDTRIQYINQYRPEVISDGDNQEELDALQNELTSIFDDMGEDDADPSLWWVIISTGSIIIMTLSYVGWRKYKGDREKPRKEHND; encoded by the coding sequence ATGTTGAAAAAATTCATATTAACCATTGCTGTTTTATTTGTCGTCTTACATTTCCCTGTCTATGCAGAATCCTCTTCAAGTTTGGAGCAATTAGATGACATTTCCGATAGAGCCTTGGAAATGACCAAGTTGAAGCGATATGGAGATTCGGAAAAGATGCTGACGTTTTTTTCTGACCGGTTTTTAAAAGATACAGCGAAAGAGCAGATCCTTGACATGGACGAACTTCGAATTATCACTGTAGCTCATAATGAAGCGTTAATGACAATAAAGGATATGAACAAGGGAGATTCCGAAAAGGTTAATTCTGTTACAAAGTTCCGGCTTGTTGTTGATGCGGTCAAGTCTACTCATCAGCCACTTTGGACAGAGATGGAGGATCAAATGATGAATTCTTTCCAGCAGACAAAGAATGCCGCCATCAAACAAGACACCATTACATTCAATAGCCAATTGAACTTATTCCTATCACAATATGAAATGATATATCCAAGCTTGAAAGTCGACCTTTCCAAAGAAACGATGCAGCAACTGGACACGAGGATTCAATACATCAACCAATACCGCCCGGAGGTAATCAGTGATGGAGATAATCAAGAGGAACTGGATGCGTTGCAAAACGAACTAACCTCGATTTTTGATGATATGGGTGAAGATGATGCAGATCCTTCCCTTTGGTGGGTCATCATTTCGACAGGCTCAATCATAATCATGACGCTTTCTTATGTAGGCTGGAGAAAATATAAAGGTGATAGGGAAAAACCAAGGAAAGAGCATAATGATTAA
- a CDS encoding DUF1405 domain-containing protein, producing MNVIYSWLANRQMLVLLLMINIFGTAYGYYWYGSQLENTPTIFLAFVPDSPTASLFFVFVLLGFLLRRNFGLMEALAIMTLFKYGIWAVVMNLMTFVTTGSLPWEGYMLMASHLGMAIQGILYAPFYRIKPWHLIAAGIWTIHNDIIDYVFEMMPIYRDLLVYMDSIGYFTFWLSILSIFVGWYFGYRKKRFTLSFIS from the coding sequence ATGAATGTTATCTACAGTTGGCTTGCAAATCGGCAAATGCTCGTTTTGTTATTAATGATAAATATATTCGGAACTGCCTATGGATATTATTGGTATGGAAGTCAATTGGAAAACACTCCTACTATTTTTTTGGCATTTGTACCGGACAGCCCGACAGCTAGCCTGTTTTTTGTTTTTGTTTTATTGGGGTTCCTTTTAAGAAGGAATTTCGGACTTATGGAAGCGTTGGCGATAATGACACTATTCAAATATGGCATATGGGCAGTTGTAATGAATTTGATGACCTTCGTGACTACAGGCTCACTGCCTTGGGAAGGTTATATGTTAATGGCTTCTCATTTGGGGATGGCGATTCAAGGAATATTATATGCACCATTTTATCGAATAAAACCTTGGCACTTGATAGCGGCAGGGATTTGGACCATACATAATGACATAATCGACTATGTTTTTGAAATGATGCCAATATACCGTGATTTATTGGTGTATATGGACTCGATAGGTTATTTCACTTTTTGGCTCAGCATACTTTCCATTTTTGTCGGCTGGTACTTTGGATATAGAAAAAAGCGGTTCACTCTGTCCTTCATTTCTTAA
- a CDS encoding menaquinol-cytochrome c reductase cytochrome b/c subunit: MHRGKGMKFVGDSRISADRKPNIPKDYSEYPGKTEAFWPNFLLKEWMVGAVFLVGYLCLTIAHPSPLERIADPTDTAYIPLPDWYFLFLYQLLKYTYASGPYNAIGALVIPGLAFGALLLAPFLDRGPERSPAKRPFAVGFMLLAIAGVFYLTWESAAHHDWEASKKQGAIVEGADIDKESDGYKLMDSSGCISCHGAELTGGAGAPSLIDTGLSPEEISKIAVKGQGAMPAGMFKGTDEELATLAEFVSGLSAK, encoded by the coding sequence ATGCATCGTGGGAAAGGTATGAAATTCGTAGGTGACTCGCGTATCTCCGCGGACCGTAAACCGAATATTCCGAAAGATTATTCAGAATATCCTGGGAAAACTGAAGCATTTTGGCCTAATTTCCTTTTAAAAGAATGGATGGTAGGAGCTGTATTTCTTGTAGGTTATCTATGCCTGACAATCGCACATCCATCACCATTGGAAAGGATAGCAGATCCTACAGATACAGCGTATATTCCGCTGCCAGACTGGTATTTCCTATTCCTTTACCAATTACTTAAGTATACCTATGCTTCAGGCCCTTATAATGCAATCGGGGCTTTAGTAATACCTGGTTTGGCTTTTGGAGCTTTGCTCTTGGCGCCTTTTTTAGATCGTGGTCCAGAGCGGAGCCCGGCAAAACGTCCTTTTGCTGTAGGTTTCATGCTCTTGGCAATTGCTGGCGTTTTCTATTTAACATGGGAGTCAGCAGCCCACCACGATTGGGAAGCTTCCAAGAAACAAGGAGCGATCGTGGAAGGTGCAGACATTGATAAAGAGAGTGATGGGTACAAACTGATGGATTCCAGTGGCTGTATTAGCTGTCACGGAGCAGAGTTAACTGGTGGAGCAGGAGCGCCAAGCTTAATTGACACTGGCTTGAGCCCAGAAGAAATCTCTAAAATCGCAGTCAAAGGCCAGGGCGCAATGCCAGCTGGCATGTTCAAAGGTACAGATGAAGAATTGGCAACATTAGCTGAATTTGTATCTGGTTTATCGGCAAAATAA
- the qcrB gene encoding menaquinol-cytochrome c reductase cytochrome b subunit — protein sequence MLTKLYDWVDERLDITPLWRDIADHEVPEHVNPAHHFSAFVYCFGGLTFFITVIQILSGMFLTMYYVPDIKNAWESVYYLQNEVAFGQIVRGMHHWGASLVIVMMFLHTLRVFFQGAYKKPRELNWMVGVLIFFIMLALGLTGYLLPWDMKALFATKVTLTIVESVPLMGPALKTLIAGDPTIVGAQTLTRFFAIHVFFLPAALFALLAAHFLMIRKQGISGPL from the coding sequence TTGCTAACAAAGTTATATGACTGGGTGGACGAGCGTTTAGATATTACGCCGTTATGGCGGGATATTGCTGACCATGAGGTTCCTGAACATGTTAACCCCGCACATCATTTTTCTGCATTCGTATATTGTTTTGGTGGGTTAACTTTCTTTATTACGGTCATCCAAATCTTGTCAGGCATGTTCTTGACGATGTACTATGTCCCAGACATTAAAAACGCTTGGGAATCTGTTTATTATTTACAAAATGAAGTTGCCTTCGGTCAAATTGTCCGTGGTATGCATCACTGGGGAGCAAGTCTAGTTATAGTTATGATGTTTTTACATACTCTTCGTGTCTTCTTCCAGGGAGCTTACAAAAAACCGCGTGAATTGAACTGGATGGTCGGCGTATTGATTTTCTTCATCATGCTGGCATTAGGCTTGACTGGTTATTTATTGCCATGGGATATGAAAGCGCTATTCGCAACGAAAGTTACTTTGACAATTGTCGAATCGGTACCGTTAATGGGACCGGCACTCAAGACATTGATAGCAGGAGATCCAACGATCGTTGGAGCACAGACATTGACACGATTCTTTGCAATTCATGTATTCTTCCTGCCTGCAGCATTATTTGCTTTACTAGCGGCTCATTTCCTGATGATCCGAAAACAAGGTATTTCAGGTCCACTTTAA